One region of Culex pipiens pallens isolate TS chromosome 2, TS_CPP_V2, whole genome shotgun sequence genomic DNA includes:
- the LOC120428054 gene encoding dynein axonemal assembly factor 1 homolog isoform X1: MVRESAEESSFGPKKMTKKSIVDSCKKNKLYITPHLNDILYLHYSGYNAIESLEEYVGLKCLWLECNAISAISGLDNQSQLKCLYLQNNLITKIENLDSCKQLDTLNLSHNYINKIENCGNEILPVLNTLNISHNYLKAADSLDQLRDCHFVSVLDISHNRIEDIAIVKILSDMKSLRVLTLTGNPVVNEIPSYRKTLILECKSLTYLDSRPVFDRDRACAEAWKRGGFEEERKELKRWQKEEQRKIRRSINATLRMRHKGDGEPELLKTSSDEEDESSAKKSKPAAEPVLEINEVSNEQAWDDVEKLFCKTPSSEGSMNIFQRFKPNRPGGVCGTDDYDEEDLECDREEDIVVQETITSINEIGGLPKKKLIEEIPSDDEKQFDDDDKSNDDLDQDCSDFPTESESQNEPKTLVEEIHTEGSEESSPQQEIEHDPPVAPIPKNMDKVKSTELEDDTLNVVIENKEDISISLETKEGELISKVESRPSSSQGKTYTVVDVNASDSEPTEITNDDRDGKSSSLSVTSGTDSSEDEDMFDKIVPVKNRKLATRYQPDSTTSTDSEEEEAPPNYPDNVRRDKSIAQYIDEYKKFFRAANVLDSPPNKTRMDRPQTAKNKRTDPIIYEGVLKTMEKNSNEAKINEARAEAKESKEQIIDRLIAQQEQVDMDLDEQDFSIGGEVHNFKKYRLDAFRKDQDKLQVLIDRVTAQKDRYNAHIDQIHDQMANIMDDYEQISEKLRKVDDLIQNINDDLPKTGKKLDFAEEIEEIPEELEVEETSDESDPKEEAKEVAQQMIEHIINRCENEILRAPTPILDSSSDSSEDLTDDDMAALLLPKRTVLDILSSPKPIPIQEPVIEGLAQDPVYQKFIEIQEEIDQITEDELYNIVTEAAGELSGDSTITQCLNTEVDQYWKQYDNIDDFRKNINLDSHPIIQKFRQFIRCHCEQDQQETASNLDKACRKLERRLSNSLFDEYLILSRKVSIATNGESSANELELIEVDEGVTEELVEALNKVTAWDETGGRDGELNQLDEEAIEPEQAGDVDAELEDAESKPAEEELPFDTEQVENEGEVFFTKCLDNSDIL; this comes from the exons ATGGTCCGAGAAAGTGCCGAAGAGTCGTCCTTTGGACCTAAAAA AATGACCAAAAAGTCCATCGTGGATTCGTGCAAGAAGAACAAACTCTACATCACCCCCCACCTCAACGACATCCTCTATCTGCACTATTCGG GCTACAACGCAATAGAATCGCTCGAAGAGTACGTCGGACTAAAGTGCCTCTGGTTGGAGTGTAACGCCATTTCGGCCATCAGCGGGCTGGACAACCAAAGTCAGCTCAAGTGTCTGTATCTGCAGAATAATTTGATTACG aaaattgaaaacttgGATAGCTGCAAGCAGCTTGATACACTGAACTTGTCTCACAACTACAtcaacaagattgaaaattgcGGAAATG agaTCCTTCCCGTTCTCAACACTCTGAACATATCACATAATTATCTTAAAGCGGCTGACAGCCTGGACCAGCTTAGAGATTGCCACTTTGTTTCGGTGCTGGACATTTCCCACAACCGAATCGAGGACATCGCCATTGTAAAG ATTTTGAGCGACATGAAGTCCCTCCGTGTACTTACCTTGACCGGAAATCCAGTGGTCAATGAAATTCCCTCTTATAGAAAGACGCTGATTTTGGAATGT AAATCTCTAACCTATCTGGACTCACGTCCCGTGTTTGATCGTGATCGCGCTTGCGCCGAAGCTTG GAAACGTGGCGGATTCGAAGAAGAGCGCAAGGAGCTGAAACGCTGGCAGAAGGAAGAGCAACGGAAGATTCGACGCAGCATCAACG CAACACTAAGAATGCGACACAAGGGCGATGGAGAACCGGAGTTG CTCAAAACAAGCAGCGACGAAGAGGACGAGAGCTCGGCAAAGAAGAGCAAACCGGCTGCCGAACCGGTGCTGGAAATAAACGAGGTGAGCAACGAGCAAGCCTGGGATGACGTGGAGAAGCTGTTTTGCAAGACCCCGAGCAGCGAAGGCTCGATGAACATCTTCCAACGCTTCAAGCCGAACCGCCCTGGCGGTGTCTGTGGCACCGATGACTATGATGAGGAAGATCTAGAATGTGATCGTGAGGAAGATATCGTTGTTCAGGAGACTATTACTTCGATCAACGAGATTGGTGGCTTGCCAAAGAAGAAGTTGATCGAGGAGATTCCTTCAGATGACGAAAAGCAGTTTGATGATGATGACAAGTCTAATGACGATCTTGATCAAGATTGTTCCGATTTTCCAACCGAAAGTGAATCTCAGAATGAACCAAAGACGCTCGTTGAAGAGATTCATACCGAGGGAAGCGAGGAATCTTCGCCGCAGCAAGAGATTGAGCATGATCCACCCGTAGCTCCCATCCCGAAGAACATGGACAAGGTCAAGTCTACGGAGCTGGAAGACGACACGCTGAACGTGGTGATCGAGAACAAGGAAGACATTTCGATCTCGCTGGAGACCAAGGAAGGCGAACTCATCAGCAAGGTCGAATCGCGCCCATCGTCGTCCCAAGGCAAAACGTACACCGTCGTTGATGTGAACGCTTCCGACTCAGAACCCACGGAAATAACCAACGACGATCGGGACGGCAAGAGCAGCAGCCTATCGGTGACCTCAGGTACGGACTCATCTGAAGACGAAGACATGTTCGATAAGATCGTTCCGGTTAAGAACCGCAAGTTGGCGACTCGCTACCAACCGGATTCAACGACTTCTACCGACTCGGAGGAAGAAGAGGCGCCTCCAAATTACCCGGATAACGTGCGACGGGACAAGTCTATCGCTCAGTACATTGACGAGTACAAGAAGTTCTTCCGTGCTGCAAATGTCCTTGATAGTCCGCCGAACAAAACCCGTATGGATCGACCGCAGACGGCGAAGAATAAGCGAACCGATCCGATTATCTACGAGGGAGTCCTGAAGACGATGGAGAAGAACTCCAACGAAGCAAAGATCAATGAGGCGCGTGCTGAAGCGAAAGAGTCAAAGGAGCAGATTATTGATCGATTGATCGCTCAGCAAGAGCAGGTCGATATGGACTTGGATGAGCAGGATTTTTCAATCGGTGGAGAAGTgcacaactttaaaaaataccgtCTGGATGCCTTCCGCAAGGATCAGGACAAGCTGCAAGTACTGATTGATCGGGTGACCGCCCAGAAGGATCGCTACAACGCCCACATTGATCAGATTCACGACCAGATGGCAAATATTATGGATGATTACGAGCAAATTAGCGAGAAACTTCGGAAGGTTGACGACTTGATTCAGAACATAAACGATGACCTCCCCAAAACGGGAAAGAAACTTGATTTTGCTGAAGAGATTGAAGAGATTCCGGAAGAGTTGGAGGTAGAAGAGACCTCTGACGAGAGCGACCCCAAAGAAGAAGCCAAAGAAGTGGCCCAACAAATGATAGAGCACATCATAAATAGATGCGAGAATGAGATTCTCCGTGCACCAACACCGATTCTAGACAGCTCATCTGACTCTTCAGAAGATTTAACTGACGATGATATGGCCGCCTTGTTACTCCCGAAACGCACCGTTCTAGACATTTTATCCTCCCCAAAACCGATTCCAATTCAAGAACCAGTGATTGAAGGGCTAGCCCAGGATCCAGTCTACCAAAAGTTCATCGAGATCCAAGAGGAAATCGACCAAATCACCGAGGATGAGCTGTACAACATTGTAACCGAAGCCGCCGGCGAGTTGTCCGGCGACTCAACGATTACCCAGTGCCTGAACACTGAAGTGGACCAATACTGGAAGCAGTACGACAACATTGACGATTTCCGCAAGAACATAAACCTGGACTCGCATCCCATCATCCAGAAGTTCCGCCAGTTTATCCGCTGTCACTGCGAGCAGGATCAGCAGGAAACGGCCTCCAACCTGGACAAGGCCTGCCGCAAGCTGGAGCGCCGTTTGTCGAACAGTTTGTTTGACGAGTACTTGATTCTGAGCCGGAAGGTCAGTATCGCCACTAACGGAGAGTCCAGCGCGAACGAGTTGGAGCTGATCGAGGTCGACGAGGGCGTAACGGAAGAGCTAGTCGAGGCTCTGAACAAGGTGACGGCTTGGGATGAGACTGGTGGAAGGGATGGTGAGCTGAACCAGTTGGACGAAGAGGCGATCGAGCCGGAACAAGCTGGTGATGTGGACGCGGAGTTGGAAGACGCCGAGTCAAAACCAGCTGAGGAAGAATTACCATTTGATACCGAACAGGTTGAAAACGAGGGAGAGGTTTTCTTTACTAAATGTTTGGACAACAGTGATATTCTATAA
- the LOC120428054 gene encoding dynein axonemal assembly factor 1 homolog isoform X2: MKSLTYLDSRPVFDRDRACAEAWKRGGFEEERKELKRWQKEEQRKIRRSINATLRMRHKGDGEPELLKTSSDEEDESSAKKSKPAAEPVLEINEVSNEQAWDDVEKLFCKTPSSEGSMNIFQRFKPNRPGGVCGTDDYDEEDLECDREEDIVVQETITSINEIGGLPKKKLIEEIPSDDEKQFDDDDKSNDDLDQDCSDFPTESESQNEPKTLVEEIHTEGSEESSPQQEIEHDPPVAPIPKNMDKVKSTELEDDTLNVVIENKEDISISLETKEGELISKVESRPSSSQGKTYTVVDVNASDSEPTEITNDDRDGKSSSLSVTSGTDSSEDEDMFDKIVPVKNRKLATRYQPDSTTSTDSEEEEAPPNYPDNVRRDKSIAQYIDEYKKFFRAANVLDSPPNKTRMDRPQTAKNKRTDPIIYEGVLKTMEKNSNEAKINEARAEAKESKEQIIDRLIAQQEQVDMDLDEQDFSIGGEVHNFKKYRLDAFRKDQDKLQVLIDRVTAQKDRYNAHIDQIHDQMANIMDDYEQISEKLRKVDDLIQNINDDLPKTGKKLDFAEEIEEIPEELEVEETSDESDPKEEAKEVAQQMIEHIINRCENEILRAPTPILDSSSDSSEDLTDDDMAALLLPKRTVLDILSSPKPIPIQEPVIEGLAQDPVYQKFIEIQEEIDQITEDELYNIVTEAAGELSGDSTITQCLNTEVDQYWKQYDNIDDFRKNINLDSHPIIQKFRQFIRCHCEQDQQETASNLDKACRKLERRLSNSLFDEYLILSRKVSIATNGESSANELELIEVDEGVTEELVEALNKVTAWDETGGRDGELNQLDEEAIEPEQAGDVDAELEDAESKPAEEELPFDTEQVENEGEVFFTKCLDNSDIL, translated from the exons ATG AAATCTCTAACCTATCTGGACTCACGTCCCGTGTTTGATCGTGATCGCGCTTGCGCCGAAGCTTG GAAACGTGGCGGATTCGAAGAAGAGCGCAAGGAGCTGAAACGCTGGCAGAAGGAAGAGCAACGGAAGATTCGACGCAGCATCAACG CAACACTAAGAATGCGACACAAGGGCGATGGAGAACCGGAGTTG CTCAAAACAAGCAGCGACGAAGAGGACGAGAGCTCGGCAAAGAAGAGCAAACCGGCTGCCGAACCGGTGCTGGAAATAAACGAGGTGAGCAACGAGCAAGCCTGGGATGACGTGGAGAAGCTGTTTTGCAAGACCCCGAGCAGCGAAGGCTCGATGAACATCTTCCAACGCTTCAAGCCGAACCGCCCTGGCGGTGTCTGTGGCACCGATGACTATGATGAGGAAGATCTAGAATGTGATCGTGAGGAAGATATCGTTGTTCAGGAGACTATTACTTCGATCAACGAGATTGGTGGCTTGCCAAAGAAGAAGTTGATCGAGGAGATTCCTTCAGATGACGAAAAGCAGTTTGATGATGATGACAAGTCTAATGACGATCTTGATCAAGATTGTTCCGATTTTCCAACCGAAAGTGAATCTCAGAATGAACCAAAGACGCTCGTTGAAGAGATTCATACCGAGGGAAGCGAGGAATCTTCGCCGCAGCAAGAGATTGAGCATGATCCACCCGTAGCTCCCATCCCGAAGAACATGGACAAGGTCAAGTCTACGGAGCTGGAAGACGACACGCTGAACGTGGTGATCGAGAACAAGGAAGACATTTCGATCTCGCTGGAGACCAAGGAAGGCGAACTCATCAGCAAGGTCGAATCGCGCCCATCGTCGTCCCAAGGCAAAACGTACACCGTCGTTGATGTGAACGCTTCCGACTCAGAACCCACGGAAATAACCAACGACGATCGGGACGGCAAGAGCAGCAGCCTATCGGTGACCTCAGGTACGGACTCATCTGAAGACGAAGACATGTTCGATAAGATCGTTCCGGTTAAGAACCGCAAGTTGGCGACTCGCTACCAACCGGATTCAACGACTTCTACCGACTCGGAGGAAGAAGAGGCGCCTCCAAATTACCCGGATAACGTGCGACGGGACAAGTCTATCGCTCAGTACATTGACGAGTACAAGAAGTTCTTCCGTGCTGCAAATGTCCTTGATAGTCCGCCGAACAAAACCCGTATGGATCGACCGCAGACGGCGAAGAATAAGCGAACCGATCCGATTATCTACGAGGGAGTCCTGAAGACGATGGAGAAGAACTCCAACGAAGCAAAGATCAATGAGGCGCGTGCTGAAGCGAAAGAGTCAAAGGAGCAGATTATTGATCGATTGATCGCTCAGCAAGAGCAGGTCGATATGGACTTGGATGAGCAGGATTTTTCAATCGGTGGAGAAGTgcacaactttaaaaaataccgtCTGGATGCCTTCCGCAAGGATCAGGACAAGCTGCAAGTACTGATTGATCGGGTGACCGCCCAGAAGGATCGCTACAACGCCCACATTGATCAGATTCACGACCAGATGGCAAATATTATGGATGATTACGAGCAAATTAGCGAGAAACTTCGGAAGGTTGACGACTTGATTCAGAACATAAACGATGACCTCCCCAAAACGGGAAAGAAACTTGATTTTGCTGAAGAGATTGAAGAGATTCCGGAAGAGTTGGAGGTAGAAGAGACCTCTGACGAGAGCGACCCCAAAGAAGAAGCCAAAGAAGTGGCCCAACAAATGATAGAGCACATCATAAATAGATGCGAGAATGAGATTCTCCGTGCACCAACACCGATTCTAGACAGCTCATCTGACTCTTCAGAAGATTTAACTGACGATGATATGGCCGCCTTGTTACTCCCGAAACGCACCGTTCTAGACATTTTATCCTCCCCAAAACCGATTCCAATTCAAGAACCAGTGATTGAAGGGCTAGCCCAGGATCCAGTCTACCAAAAGTTCATCGAGATCCAAGAGGAAATCGACCAAATCACCGAGGATGAGCTGTACAACATTGTAACCGAAGCCGCCGGCGAGTTGTCCGGCGACTCAACGATTACCCAGTGCCTGAACACTGAAGTGGACCAATACTGGAAGCAGTACGACAACATTGACGATTTCCGCAAGAACATAAACCTGGACTCGCATCCCATCATCCAGAAGTTCCGCCAGTTTATCCGCTGTCACTGCGAGCAGGATCAGCAGGAAACGGCCTCCAACCTGGACAAGGCCTGCCGCAAGCTGGAGCGCCGTTTGTCGAACAGTTTGTTTGACGAGTACTTGATTCTGAGCCGGAAGGTCAGTATCGCCACTAACGGAGAGTCCAGCGCGAACGAGTTGGAGCTGATCGAGGTCGACGAGGGCGTAACGGAAGAGCTAGTCGAGGCTCTGAACAAGGTGACGGCTTGGGATGAGACTGGTGGAAGGGATGGTGAGCTGAACCAGTTGGACGAAGAGGCGATCGAGCCGGAACAAGCTGGTGATGTGGACGCGGAGTTGGAAGACGCCGAGTCAAAACCAGCTGAGGAAGAATTACCATTTGATACCGAACAGGTTGAAAACGAGGGAGAGGTTTTCTTTACTAAATGTTTGGACAACAGTGATATTCTATAA
- the LOC120427986 gene encoding LOW QUALITY PROTEIN: cytosolic 10-formyltetrahydrofolate dehydrogenase (The sequence of the model RefSeq protein was modified relative to this genomic sequence to represent the inferred CDS: substituted 1 base at 1 genomic stop codon) gives MVVGVFTIADKGSREDVLATTARQYGIPVFKVAAWRRKGVPIPEVLEKYQSVGANLNVLPFCSQFIPMEVIDGAKFGSICYHPSILPRHRGASAISWTLIEGDDTAGFSIFWADDGLDTGPILLQKQCPVVGDDTLDSLYKRFLYPEGVTSMAEAVDAIAEGTAPKIPQTEIGATYDPALFREENQYINLNQPALKIFNFIRGLDSVPGALAIIEEDDGSESPVRLHGASLCGPTALENARPVRFKGAAGPAFVDREGIFITGVDGRLVKVKRLKKGSKMIQASQWFAQVGKKIVPLELNEREQEMEGILKNIWKSILKVDIESDTDFFACGAGSMDVVRLVEEVKDALEVPLENEHLFMAPSFVEFLNEVISRTRNGAGEASAGPAYDGVVLRENKKVISVPTQMFVNGQFIDAENKKTLDIVNPTTEXVICKVAAASASDVDYAIRCAHEAFKGSWNQVSARERGLLMYKLADLMEQHKEELATIESIDSGAVYTLALKTHVGMSIDAWRYYAGWADKIEGSTIPVNPAKPNNVLTFTKREPIGVCGLITPWNYPLMMLSWKMAACIAAGNTVVIKPAQVCPLTALKFAELTVQAGFPAGVINVVTGSGSITGQAISEHPLVRKLGFTGSTPIGKKIMAACAESNIKKCSMELGGKSPLVIFADCDLDKAVRLGMSSVFFNKGENCIAAGRLFVEDAIHDEFVRKVVKNIKTMAIGDPLNRGTAHGPQNHKAHMDKLIEYCEIGVKEGAKLVYGGKRVPNKKGFFFEPTVFTDVEDRMFIAKEESFGPIMVISKFHSSDFDALVQRANSTEYGLASGVFTKDIRKALLFAEKVEAGTVFVNTYNKTDVAAPFGGFKQSGFGKDLGKEALNEYLKTKCVTIEY, from the exons ATGGTGGTGGGTGTGTTCACGATCGCCGATAAAGGCTCCCGCGAGGACGTGCTGGCCACGACGGCCCGCCAGTACGGCATTCCGGTGTTCAAGGTCGCGGCATGGCGCCGAAAGGGCGTCCCAATTCCGGAGGTTTTGGAGAAGTACCAGTCGGTGGGGGCGAACTTGAACGTGCTGCCGTTCTGCAGTCAGTTCATCCCGATGGAGGTCATTGACGGGGCCAAGTTCGGCAGCATCTGCTACCATCCGTCGATCCTGCCGAGGCATCGCGGGGCGAGTGCCATTTCGTGGACGTTGATCGAGGGTGATGACACGGCTGGGTTTTCGATCTTTTGGGCTGACGACGGGTTAGATACTGGGCCGATTCTGCTGCAGAAGCAGTGTCCGGTGGTTGGGGATGACACGCTGGATTCGCTGTACAAGCGATTTTTGTACCCGGAAGGAGTGACTTCGATGGCTGAGGCTGTGGACGCGATCGCCGAGGGAACTGCTCCAAAGATTCCGCAGACGGAGATTGGAGCGACGTACGATCCGGCGCTGTTCCGCGAGGAGAACCAATACATCAACCTGAACCAGCCGGCGCTGAAGATTTTCAACTTTATCCGGGGGCTGGACTCCGTCCCGGGAGCGCTAGCGATCATCGAAGAAGACGATGGATCGGAGAGTCCGGTGCGGCTGCACGGTGCTTCACTGTGTGGTCCGACAGCGCTGGAGAATGCCAGGCCGGTTCGTTTCAAGGGAGCGGCGGGTCCAGCGTTCGTCGATCGGGAAGGTATCTTTATCACTGGAGTCGATGGACGGTTGGTTAAGGTGAAGCGGTTGAAGAAGGGTAGCAAGATGATTCAGGCGAGTCAGTGGTTTGCGCAGGTTGGGAAGAAGATCGTTCCGTTGGAGTTGAATGAGCGAGAGCAGGAGATGGAGGGCATTTTGAAGAACATCTGGAAGTCGATCCTGAAAGTGGACATTGAGTCGGATACGGATTTCTTCGCTTGCGGAGCTGGATCAATGGATGTGGTTCGGTTGGTAGAGGAAGTGAAAGATGCTTTGGAGGTACCGTTGGAAAACGAACACCTGTTCATGGCTCCTAGCTTTGTAGAGTTTCTAAATGAAGTAATCAGTAGAACTCGAAACGGTGCTGGAGAAGCGAGTGCTGGTCCAGCTTATGACGGAGTTGTTCTACGAGAAAACAAGAAAGTGATCTCCGTTCCAACGCAGATGTTTGTCAACGGACAGTTTATCGATGCAGAGAACAAGAAAACGTTGGACATTGTGAATCCAACGACGGAGTAAGTGATTTGCAAGGTAGCAGCTGCATCCGCTTCGGATGTAGACTATGCGATCAGGTGTGCTCACGAAGCGTTCAAAGGCAGCTGGAACCAAGTGTCCGCAAGGGAGAGAGGCCTGTTGATGTACAAGCTGGCGGATCTTATGGAGCAGCACAAGGAAGAACTTGCCACGATCGAGTCGATTGACTCTGGAGCAGTGTACACGCTGGCGCTGAAAACGCACGTCGGCATGTCGATCGATGCGTGGAGGTATTACGCCGGATGGGCTGACAAGATCGAAGGTTCGACGATTCCAGTGAATCCAGCGAAACCGAACAACGTACTAACGTTTACGAAGCGGGAACCAATCGGGGTTTGTGGACTGATTACTCCCTGGAACTACCCGCTGATGATGTTGTCCTGGAAGATGGCAGCCTGCATCGCGGCTGGTAATACCGTGGTCATTAAACCTGCCCAAGTATGTCCGCTGACGGCGTTGAAGTTCGCTGAGCTGACGGTGCAGGCAGGATTTCCAGCCGGGGTGATCAACGTAGTCACGGGAAGCGGATCGATTACGGGGCAAGCGATATCCGAACATCCGCTGGTACGGAAGCTCGGGTTCACTGGATCTACCCCGATCGGAAAGAAGATCATGGCGGCGTGCGCAGAGTCGAACATCAAGAAGTGCTCGATGGAGTTGGGTGGAAAGAGCCCGCTGGTCATCTTTGCCGATTGTGACCTGGACAAGGCGGTCCGGTTGGGAATGTCTTCGGTGTTCTTCAACAAGGGTGAAAATTGTATTGCCGCAGGACGGCTGTTTGTGGAGGACGCCATTCACGACGAGTTTGTGCGGAAGGTGGTGAAGAACATCAAGACGATGGCGATTGGAGATCCGTTGAACCGAGGTACTGCACATGGTCCACAGAATCACAAGGCTCACATGGACAAACTGATCGAGTACTGTGAGATCGGAGTCAAGGAAGGAGCCAAGCTGGTGTACGGAGGCAAGCGGGTTCCGAACAAGAAGGGATTCTTCTTCGAACCAACGGTGTTTACGGATGTTGAAGATCGCATGTTCATCGCCAAGGAGGAGTCGTTCGGACCGATCATGGTGATCTCCAAGTTCCACAGCAGTGACTTTGACGCGCTGGTTCAGCGGGCGAATAGCACCGAGTACGGACTGGCCAGTGGAGTGTTTACCAAGGACATTCGGAAGGCGCTGCTGTTCGCGGAGAAGGTGGAAGCCGGAACGGTGTTTGTCAATACTTACAACAAAACTGACGTGGCTGCGCCGTTCGGAGGGTTCAAGCAGAGTGGATTTGGCAAGGATCTTG GAAAGGAAGCTCTCAACGAATACCTCAAGACAAAGTGCGTTACTATTGAATACTAG